taaattttttttaaatacactGCAACTGAGCTGTGGTATAtggtattaattttttggcTACGAAAAAATGAGCTTACATAGTAAGTAcaatagatatattttttataattttttttcttcaactATTACATGGTTTTTTACGGGCATATCAACATAACACGTTTAAAATTAGTTCGTGCGACAACGTATATAGGGGCATAATATTCTGCTAAAcggaggaaaaaaaattgggaTGTCAGTAGTGATGCTAAATAATTGAAGCGCATTAAACCAAGCGATATAAATGATGCTATTTGAAATATACGTTTTAAAAGGTTAAATTTCAGATTAAACGCATTTTGTCATTTCAGCACTTTTTTATGttcttataatattatatgtacatacatgtatacataagtacatacatacatatgtgcgtATGAACAGCAGGTACAAAATAGCATCACTTCGCAGCACCCGCTCTTGTATTTTCTTTAcgattaatatatatacctgtTGGTATTTCTGCAATGTTGGGTAAATTTATAAAGCGCATTATTTCTGATGAAATGATTTAGTTAAAcgtttgttttttatattcctttttgaACGTTATCAGAAATATCTGTATgcgtatatacgtacatgtattaatataacatcACTGATTTAGAGATTGCAAGTGGGAGTTACGAATACACCTGCATAcgcatacacacacatatatttatatgttttgaATTTATAACTTGTTCCTCTTTTTcgaaattttctttttttttattttgcatttaagcatatataaaaatacaaaccTTCAAAGAAACagaaataaaacatataaactaATATATGGGCAGCCACATATACGATTAACGAAATATACGATAAGCCAAATATACGATAAGCCAAATATACGATAAGCCAAATATACGATAAGCCAAATATACGATAAGCCAAATATACGATAAGCCAAATAAAAGATAATCCAAATAAACCATAAGTCAACTATACGATTATACAAGTATCCGATAAGCCAAATAAACGATAGTCCAAATAAATGATAAgccaaataaatgaatgaataaataaaaaggtaaaaggaaaaaaggtaaaaactGCACGTATATTGTGGGAGAAGGATAAATTACAGATATAGTTCATGTGTAAGAGTAAAAATGAATCGATGGGACTTCAACTTAAGGAAGTATAATGATAACAATGAAAAGTTAACAGAACCTTTTGGCTATAATTTTGAGGATGATGTAAGAGCTGCGTATGGGAATGGAGAtagttatttaaaaacagaaaagaatataaactgtttaaacaaattaaataaaaatgagaacAATAAATCGAATATATCAGTTTATAGTGAAAAaattcttgaaaaaaaagcatgGGGTGTTTGTCTTAATGCATTTAAAGGACtcataatgaatatatttgttatgtATATGTCCGGTGGCGCTTCAGGTATTTTtggtataatttttattatttactcaatatataatattttaaaatcttTGCTTAATATTAATGATGCATTTAAAAGTGTGGAAAGTAATACTAATCAAAGTTTTTGGCTACAAAAAGTTTGTTTTGctcttattaattttttagttttactTTACATTATGAATGTTTGTTCAAATAGTGGCTTATTACCCATAAGATCTGcagattatttttattttttacctcACCAGAAAGTTAAACAGAAAGTCATGGGGAATCTTTTTTAAGAACAACTACTCAGTGGTATGTAATTACATGTAGTGATATGTTATAtagttctttattttattttaataatttttttttttttcttttccatgaaaaattcatttattttccaaattttttttttattatatcatattatagttttttttgtacaaaaAGTAAactgtaaaaatttttaacacTTAACAAATTTCATATACGAAGTAGGTTAAATTTGAGTTTTAgcaaaaagataaatatacgcgtatgtatgtatattcgtacgtgtgtatatatgttcgtacgtgtgtatatatgttcgtacgcgtgtatatatgttcgtacgtgtgtatatatgttcgtacgtgtgtatatatgttcgtacgtgtgtatatatgttcgtacgtgtgtatatatgttcgtacgtgtgtatgtatgttcgtacgtatgtatgtatgtatgtatgtacccaattttgcaattttgacaacttttttaataaagcataatttaaaattatttaatattgttCTTCCTATTTGCATTTGAAATAAGGTCAAGAAGGTTAACGCGTGTGTACACCTTAAAtgaaattgtatatatatatttatttatacatagtACATATACTTGTAGGCATATCTGAACTTACATGTATGCAATATTCCTCTAAAGGACAAGTAAAagggaagaaaaataattctcctttaaaaaaagttaataaatttttttttttttttttttgaactcatcaaaatttaacaaaaaaaaaaaaaaaaaacaattaactACATCCTActttgtatatgtacacatatgtatgtacatatatatgaaatttaaaaatttatacaaaagGGAAAAACTCATAATACTATAAGTATGTTCTCATTTCACTGCGCAGGACATGCgggtaaaattttttccattctgTGTTTAAATGGTTTGTTCGTAAAAAAGTGTTAGCAAGAGTAagcatttatgtatatgtacacattcgCGTACTTGTACAAtacgctttttttttttgaaaagaaaattgaGAAACAAATTAACATTTACATAAAGTACTGTATTTGCAATTTTGAGcttataataacaaatatcCATAATGATATGTTCTGAAATTATGCCCAAGCGCTTAAAcattttcaaattatatgtaaagcATGCGttaaacttatatatatgaatatatgtatgttatgtatgtgtatatgtatgtatgtgtatgcatgtgtatatctatatatatgtatatgttatatatgcgcataagtatatatatgtataagtatataaatatatgttacatatatgtataaatatatttgtatatataataaaaaaaaaaaagaaaaatacgtaaattttaaaagctATACACCTATGAGCGTGAAGGATGTTacacaaattaaaaaagtaaataaaaaaacgaacaaaaaattaaacaaaaaatttaaacaaaaaaattaacaaaaagttgaagaaaaaaaagaacaaattaaacaaagaacgaacaaaaaaataaacgaacaaaaagcaaacaaaaaataaacaaaagacttgcaaaaaatataaaaaaaataaacaaaaaattagaaaaattcgctaaatattcaaattaacTTTTATACAGAACGATATGTTCCCGAATTATCGCAAAATTTGTTGAAATTAAAAGGtattaaaaagaatgtaAGTAGCTCAAATCGCAAACAAATTAATGCCACTGTCCCATTTGCATTGCCTGCAAATTGTATACATGTCTCCCATCacgtatttataaatatatatatgtatgcacatacaattgtacgtatttattaatatttttaagagtttgtttccaaaaaattaatacaaaaaaatattaaaaaaaatatataatatataaaataagaactctttcatatttattttttcctttgttctattaaaaaacaaaaatatatttatttgaacCAATTATGATATGTGCCAAAAAATACAGATGCAACAGTGTTTAACATTAAAACTActatttggaaaaaaaaatttaattaaattctAACACATGCCTATATGTGAAGTTACACATATTCTGTATGCGTAAATttgtttctttattttcatttctttattttgcttatttttttaattagttaaaaaagaaatgaaaattttaattttttaattaaatatatgtatttattttgatttctacaaaaaaaaaaaaaaaaaaaaaaacagaataaaaacggaaaagaaaagaacaaaCGAACAATGCAAAACatcaaaacaaaataatactatttttcttttttataataattgaatattttttcccacttttattataattcattttttttttttttttttatatgttaattcatttttttccatttttattataatgtattttttttttttttttttatgtttaattaaatttttatggtTTTCATTTATAGACGAATGGTGTAAATAGTTTTgtgttttatatatgcatataaaatatacatccCATTTACACGCTCACTTACGCCATTCTATTTGTGTTCCATAATTCGTAAAATTAAACATTTGCAAGTACtgtatgtattttaatacagtcttttatttgtttacgTAACTGGGTAATCACGGCTAAATATCATTTGTTCTGttaataaaagcaaaaaaaaaatttataaaaatataaaacacaGAGAAGTATAACATACGgcgaaacaaaaaatatagaaaggTTTAAAGTGCAGTAAAACGCTAAATAGAACGAAGTGCAACGTGAAGCAAAACGCAAAGTGGAACAAGGTTTAAAGGgcagtaaaatgaaaaagaaaagccACCAAAAGGGCCTGTATGACAGTCGCTACGAAAAAGATGCTTGTGGTGTAGGAGTGGTTGCAgatataaatggaaaaagcTCGAGGAATGTAATTCAAAAAGCAATGCAAATATTGCTTCGGTTAAGTCATAGAGGAGGTGTACAATCAAATAATGGAGATGGTGCAGGTATTTTGGTTGGAATACCACATGACTACTTTCAAATGTTAAGTGATACATGTCAGTTGCCTTTTTTGTTACCAGAAAAAGGGGAATATGCAGTTGCTCAGATATTCTTACCACAAAATGAAGAAAGAagactttttttatatcatgaAATAGAGAAAGAAGTGTACAATCATGGACTAGTAGTCTTAGGATGGAGATCACCAATTCCTGTTCGAAGTGATGTCATTAGTGCTActgtaaaaaaaagtgaacCATTTATTGCTCAAATGTTTGTATGCAAAAGATcagtatttaaaaattatgatgattttaatatatatccattttcagatataaattttacaGATGAtagtaatttaaatttaaatgatttaCCAGATGATATAGAATTActtgcattttttataagaaaaaaattagtcAGACATAATGATATGTATTTTTGTAGCTTTTCTTCAAGAACAATAGTTTATAAGGGGTTACTAACCCCTTCacaaatatatctatattttgaAGATTTGTTGAGTGAACAATTTACTACATATTTAGCTATGGTTCATGTAAGATTTTCAACGAACACCTCTCCTACATGGTATGCAGCTCATCCTTTTAGAAGGATTTGTCACAATGGTGAAATCAATACTATTAGTGtaaattctttattatttcaagAACGCATGCAGCTAGCTAAAGCTCCTAGCTTTTTTAAATCTGTTTCCATAAAAGACTTACGGCCAATTAATGAAGAAAACTACATTATTTATGATAACGATGATGAGATAATTCAGAAAAGAGATACTTTTGAAGATATTATGTTAACAcgaaatagaataaaaaagaaatcaaGAAGGAATTTGCTTTTAAAACTGAAGAGggattatacatataacagCACTGCtttacattataaaataaaaagggaatACATGAATTCTGACATTAATAGTAACTCAGAGTTTTTGAGTAATGTAAATGAAGCGTCTAAGAGTTCATCGGACGACTTGATGGATCTTAGTGAGGAGAGCATAAAGCACACTTTGAAGGGGAATCATTGTAACAGGAACATTGGCGGAAATAGCGGAAATGATGGTAGTGGAGGTAATAGCGGTAATGGAGGAAACAGTGCTAACAGCAACAGTAATAACAATTGTGGAAACAATTGCGGCAACGAATGCAACAATGGCAGTGGTAAACACTTTGGGAAATGCGTAAAGAGACGGGTAAAACATGGTGAATCT
This genomic interval from Plasmodium brasilianum strain Bolivian I chromosome 13, whole genome shotgun sequence contains the following:
- a CDS encoding ER membrane protein complex subunit 4, translating into MNRWDFNLRKYNDNNEKLTEPFGYNFEDDVRAAYGNGDSYLKTEKNINCLNKLNKNENNKSNISVYSEKILEKKAWGVCLNAFKGLIMNIFVMYMSGGASGIFGIIFIIYSIYNILKSLLNINDAFKSVESNTNQSFWLQKVCFALINFLVLLYIMNVCSNSGLLPIRSADYFYFLPHQKVKQKVMGNLF